Within the Streptomyces sp. NBC_00353 genome, the region AAGCGCACGTCCCTCAGCAACGCCTGGACCAACTGACCCTGTCCGCAGCCCAGGTCGAGCACCCGGCTCGCCCCGGCGGCGCGCAGCGCCTCCAGGATCGCCGTGCGCCGCTGCTCGGCGAGCGGCACCGGCTTCTCCTCGGTGTCCGTCGTCTCGTCCACCGCGTTGTCGACGCTCTCCACCGCGAGGTCGTCCAGCTCGGCCAGCCGCACCAGCTCCAGCCGTTCCATCGCCTGCCGGGTCAGCCCCCAGCGCCGCGACAGGTAGCGGCTGGTGATCAGCTTCTGCTCGGGGTGGTCGGCCAGCCAGCCGTCACCGGCCCGCAGCAGCTTGTCCACCTCGTCGGGCGCGACCCAGTAGTGCTTGGCGTCGTCGAGCACCGGCAGCAGCACATACAGCTGCCTCAGCGCGTCGGCGAGCCGCAACTCGCCCTCCAGCACGAGCCGTACGTACCGCGAGTCGCCCCACTCCGGGAACTGCTCGTCCAGCGGTACGGCCACGGCATCCACGCTCGCCCAGCCGAGCGGCCCGAAGAGCTTCGAGACCAGCTCAGGCCCGCCGCGCGCCGGGAGCGCGGGCACCTCGATCCGGAGCGGCATGGGATCCGCCGCGCGCTCGGGCAGGGCCCGGCACACACCGTTCAGAGCGGACTTGAAGACAGCGCTCATCGCGACGGAGAGCAGTGAGGACGCCGCGTACGGGCGGTCGTTCACGTACTGCGCGAGCGCCGCGTCGGGTGCGCCGCCCCGGCCCTTTCCCTTGCCGCGCCGCACCAGCGCCACCGGATCCACCTCCAGCAACAGCGCGGCCGTGCAGCGCTCAGCCGATGCCTCGGGGTAGAAGACATGGGCGGTGCCGTGGGATGTGGAGAACTGCTGCGCCTTCTCGGGGTGCTTGTGCAGCAGAAAGCCGAGGTCGGTGGCGGGTCGCTCCGGCGTGCCGGTCGTGCTGATTGTCAGGAACACACGTCCGAGTATGGTCCGGTGCACTCGCCCCCCACCAGGCATTTTGTTGATGTCTACGGTTCCGGTGTTCCTCCTGGCCTTCCCGCCTCTGCTGTCCCTCTTGTCTCTCCTGTCCGCCCCATCCGTTCTGCCTCCAGAAGCTCGGCCAGTTTCGCGATCGAACCAGGGCCGACCCGGCAGCAGCCGCCGACCAGCCGGGCGCCTGCCGCCTGCCAGCCCCGCACCCGGCCCGGGTCGAAGGTGGCACCCCCGGTCCACCCCCGGCCCTCGGCGTCCCACCGCTCACCGCTGTTCGGGTACACGACGACCGGCTTCCCGGTCACCTCCGCCGCCGTCTCCACCGCACGGTCGGCATCGGCCGGATCGCAGCAGTTCACCCCCACAGCCACCACGCGCTCGTGCCCGGCGGCGAGCCCGAAGGCCGTCTCCAGCGGCTGCCCGGCCCGGGTCCGGTCCCCCGCCACGCTGTACGAGAGCCAGACGGGCAGCCCGCACCCCTCGACCGCCCGCAGCAGCGCCTCCGCCTCGTCGACGTCCGGCACCGTCTCCAGTGCCAGCGCATCGGGTCCGGCGGCGGCCAGCGCCTCGATCCGGGGCCGGTGGAAGCGCTCCAGCTCCCGGACCGAGAGGCCGTACCGCCCGCGGTACTCGCTGCCGTCCGCGAGCATCGCCCCGTACGGGCCGACAGAGGCGGCGACCCAGATCTCCCGGTCCGTCGCGCCACCGGCCCGCCGGGCCAGCTCCACGCTGCGGGCGAAGAGCTCCGCCGCCCGGTCCCGGCCGATCCCCCGCCGCGCGAACCCCTCGAACGTCGCCTGATAGCCCGAGGTGATGAGCACCTGCGCACCCGCCCGCACGTAGGCCAAGTGCGCGGCCTCGATCTGCCGGTCCTCGTCGAGCAGCAGCCGGGCCGACCACAGCTCGTCGGACAGATCGCAGCCCTGCGCCTCCAACTGATTGGAGAGGCCTCCGTCCAGCAGGACCGTGGACGCGGCGAGCGCGGCGGCCAGCGGGCGGTCGGATTGCACAGGTGCTCCTCTCGGCGACTCGTGTTCATCTGCTCTTGTTCACCAGTCCGGCGTCCACCTCGATTTGGTGTCCACCTCGGTCGGGACCGGCTCAGTTCAGCTGGGACTGGACCTGCGAGGAGATCAGCTCCAGGTGCTCCAGATCGTCCAGGTCGAGGACCTGGAGGTAGATCCGCGACGACCCGATCTCGCCGTACCGGCCGATCTTGTCGACCACTTCGGCGGGCGAGCCCGCAAGCCCGTTCGCCTTCAGCTCCTCCACATCGCGGCCGATGACCGACGCACGGCGGGCCACCTCGGCGTCGTCCTTGCCGACACAGACCACCAGGGCGTTGGAGTACACCAGGTCGTCCTCGCCGCGCCCGGCCGCCGTTGCAGCCTCCTTGACCCGTCCGAACTGCTTCTCGCTGTCATCCAGCGAGGCGAACGGGATGTTGAACTCGTCCGCGTACAGCGCGGCCAGCCGCGGTGTACGCGACGCACCGTGACCGCCGATCAGAATCGGCACCTTGGCCTGGGCCGGCTTGGGCAGCGCGGGCGAGTCGGTGAGCTGGTAGTAGGTGCCGTCGTAGTTGAACCTCTCGCCGACCCCGGTCGTCCAGAGTCCGGTGACGATCGCCAGCTGCTCCTCCAGCCGGCCGAACTTCTCCTTGGGGAACGGGATGCCGTACGCCTTGTGCTCCTCCTCGAACCAGCCCGCGCCCAGGCCGAGTTCGACCCGGCCGCCGGACATCTGGTCGACCTGGGCGACCTGGATCGCGAGGACACCGGGGAGCCGGAAGGTCCCCGCGGTCATCAGCGTGCCGAGCCGGATCCGCTTGGTCTCCCGCGCCAGCCCGGCCAGGGTGATCCAGGCGTCGGTCGGGCCGGGCAGCCCGCTCCCCGCCCCCATGTGAAGGTAATGGTCGGAACGGTAGAAGGCATTGAAGCCGAGGTCCTCGGCAGCCTTGGCGACAGTGAGCAGAGTGTCGTAGCTCGCCCCTTGCTGGGGCTCCGTGAAGATTCGAAGATCCATGGATCCATCCTGCACCTCCGAACGCCGGTCGTCGCTCCTCCCACTGCGTGTGCGGCCCGGCGGATCCGCGCACAGTCGGTCAGGTGCGAGCAGGTGTGCCCGTGAGGGCGGTCACGGCTGGCCCGCCGCCGAGCCTGCCGCTCCGCGGACCGCACCGCGCGGCCCGTCCCGCCCTCTCCCCTGCTCCAGATCGTGCTTCCGCTCCCGGTCCTGCTCCGCAAGGCGCCGGAGCATCCCGTGCACCCGGTCCAGCGACTCGTCCGCGGCATCGATCGCCTCTATGCACTGCCAGTAGAGACCCTCCTCGTCGGTGTCGCAGGCCACCGCGACGAGAGCCATCCCCACTTCCCCAAGCAGCGCGCCGAGACCGGTCAAAGTCGCGCGCGGATCGGCGACCTCGGAGAGCTGGGCAGCCCGTGCCACACCGGTCCGCACCACCGGATGATCCGGCGCCCCGCTGCCCCTCCCTCCGATCTCACTGAGCCCTCGCGCCTCGCCGCGCAACTCCTTCGGCCCGCTCGCCGCCAGCCGGTCGCCGATCGCCTGGGCCAGCGCCTGGGCCTGCCAGGCCTCCGCCATGATGGACGGCGTGCCCCGGCTCTGCGCCAGAGCTCGCCGACTTACCCCTATGAGCCGCTCCGCTTCCATGCATTGCCCCCGTCCGTACGAAAACCCGCTCACCTCATCCATTACCCACAGTGAGGGGAGTGGCACCGAAAGGCCAGGGGATTTCGGAAATCTGTGGACAGGAAGTCGATTGTGGATAAGTCGATTACTCCGAAGAGTGACGATCTTGAGGATCCGGCCGCTCCGGAACCGGAAAGCGCGCCTCGTTCCGGTCGATTTTCTCCGCCAGCGCCGCCAGCGCATCGATGCCCAGCACCTCGCAGAACTGCAGCAAATACGCGAGCACGTCCGCGACTTCGTCCGCCACCCGATGCGCCGTCTCGGGCTTCTCCATCACCTGCGCCGACTGCTCGGGCGTCAACCACTGGAAGATCTCGACCAGTTCGGATGCCTCGACGCTCAGCGCCGCCGCCAGGTTCTTCGGGGTGTGGTACTGCTCCCAGTGCCGCTCGGCCGCGAACGCGGCCAGCCGTCGCTGCAGTGTCTGCACATCAAGTTCTGACGCATCTTGCGGCTTGACCTGCATACTTTCCCCTCGCTCATGCTTCCTGGGCCGTCGTGGGGCCGTCATCGCTCTTCGGGCCGTCCCCGAACGCGCGGCTGACGGCCTCCCGCGTGCGCCTCTCGCTGCTCGGCATCAGGTGAGTGTAAGTCCGCAGCGTGAAGCCGGGATCGTGGTGTCCCAGGTACTCCGACAGCGCCTTGATGCTCTCCCCCGCGTCCAGCAGCACAGACGCGTAGAAGTGCCTCAGCGCGTGCATGCCGTTCTCCCGACCACGCGGCACCCCGACCTTGTCGAGAGCAGGACGCCAGACCACACAGGTGAAGACCACACGATGCACCGCCCGTCCCTCGATGTTGCGGAAGAGCACGGATGCGGTGACCGGAGACCCGTCGACCGACCGCCACGGCAGAGACACACCCGTGGGAGGCTGCTGCGCGATGTGATGCTCAAGCGACCGCGCGACGCTCTCAGGCAACGGGACGGTGCGCGTCTTGCCGCCCTTGGGTAGCGCGAACACCTTCCGTCCGGCAATGAGCTTGACCTGTCGGACAACGTGAACCACGCCCGCCGCGAAGTCGACGTCGTCAACGGCGAGGCCCAGCACTTCGCCCTGTCGCATGCCGCACCCGCCGGCCAAGTCCACCATGGCCCGGTAGCGCTCGGGCAGTGCCGAGCGCACCGCAAGTACGCGTTCAGGCTGCCACGGCACAATCCGGCGAGGTTCCAGCTTGGGCGCCTTCACGGACGACGAACGGCACGGGTTGTGCGGAATCAGACGATCGTCAACGGCCGCCGACAACATCGCGTTGAAGTTCGCGAAGATGACGCGCTGATAGGCGGGAGCCAGTCCCCCGTCCTGCAGCTTCCGCAGCCACTCACGAACGTGGATCGGCCGCAGCGAGTCGAGCGAGCGGGTACCCAGATGCGGTAGGACGTGCAATCGAATGCGCGTCTCGGTGCTCACGAAAGTGGCAGGATCCATGGTGAGTGAGGCCAGCCACCGTTCGGCGTGCTGCCGCACGGTGAGACGGCCGGCGCGCGGATCGATGTACTGCCCCCGCGTCATGTCGGCCTCGATCCCGGACAGCCACTTCTCGGCGAGGCGTTTCTGTCCGTCCGGAAAGCTCTTCGATTTCTCGGTGCCGTCGGGGCCGACGTACCGAGCGCGGTAGCGCATGCCCGTGCCGTGGCGGTCGCTCTTGACGCGGACAGTCTTGCCGTTGGCGCCGGTCTCGGTCTTGTACCAGCGGTCTTGGATGTGGCCTGCCATCTGAGGCGGTACCCCTTTCTCAGCATGAACCAGGGGCGACCGGAGAGCGGTCGCCCCTGGTGGTGTGTGAGGTTGCGTCAGGCCGCTACGCGGTCGACGTTTTTGCGCTGCGTGACGTAGGCCCTTACTTCGGCGGGGTCGTAGCGCACGTGCTTGCCGATGCGAAAGCCGGGCGGGCCGGTGCGCTTCCGGCGCCACTGGTAGACGGTCTCGAGCGGCACCCCGAACATCTCGGCGATGTCATCGGGGGTGAGGTACCGGTCGGGCAGGCCGCTGCGGAGGATGGCGCGGGGGTCAGGTTGAGCTGGACAGGTTCGGCTCATGAGTTCCTCGGGAGTTGAGTCACACTGCTGTTGGCTTCGGGGGCTTCTCTTGAGTTCGTATGTGTCCGAGGTGCGGGATTCTGCGTCACCGCGTCATCTGCGTCATTTGCGCGCCTGACCTGCGGTTTTGAGTGACGCAGAGGATTTGGGGTGCGTCACCTGGTGACGCTGGCCTTTGTCACCGGGTGACGCGGGTGACGCGGGGTGACGCAGCCGCTGGCGTCCTGCGTCACCGCTGTAGCGGCAGGTCAGGGTCCGTTTCCAGTCCTTGGGTGACGCAGGTGACGCAGCGTCCCTTCTCTTAGGAAAAGAGAAGGGACGTGTCTGTTGTCGTGCGCGCCTCTAGGCGTGAAGAAGGAGCCGCTTCGCGGCGCGACCATCGGGCGGCGGCGTTGCCGCCGAACAGCAAGAGGAGCACCCCGGCCGTGGTGCGGTGGGTGCTCTTCTTGCTTGTACGGGCGGGCTGCGGTTCGCCGGTCAGAGCATCGGCTCTTGCTGGTGTGGCGGCGGGGTCGGCGGTCGGGTCATCTCGATGTACCGACCCTCTTTGGTGCGGCCCCAGTCGATCAGTACGCCCCGGGCGGCGAGGGTCGGTTGGAGGCGCTTGAGGCGGTCGGACAGGACTTTGCCCGTGGTGGGCCACCCCTTGGGCAGGGGACGGCAGTCGTCCCCGGTGTACAGGCCGGTGAGGCAGTGCAGCCACTCGGAGGACGTCATCCGCGTCTCCACGCCGGCCGTGAGCCCGGCGGCGTGCTTGAGCACGGTCTGCGCGAGGAGATCGCCCTCGATGACGTCGTCGTTGAGGTCGTCCAAACTGGCCCGGTAGGCGTTGAGCGCTCCGAGGCAGGTCGCCGCATCGAACTGCGCGCACAGGTGCGCGAAGTCGGCCATACGCAGATCGGTGGGGATGTCGGCCTCGGCCGCCCGGACCTTGACGGTCAGATCCAGGAGAGACCCGAGCACGACAGGCAGCGCCTCCTCGAACTCGGCCCACAGCTCGGCCTCGGTCCGCCGGACGCGAGGGCGCTCCAGACGGAGCGGGAGGAGACGTTCGGCGAGGTCGGGTCGGATGACGCCGACGTCGATGCCGGTCAGGAGCAGGGGGCGGCGGTAGCGGGAGCGGACCACGTCGCCATCGGTGTACAGGGCGCGTTTGATGGTCTCGGCGCCGGTGACGATGCAGCACATGAGGTCGGACAGGTCCGGGGCCAGGTGCGAGAGGTTGTCCAGGGCGGTGACCCATCCAGCGGCCACGGCCGCGATCAGGTTCTCCTCGTCCTTCGGGGCGCGACGCAGGTCCCCGCTCATTCCTTCGATGATCCTCACGAGCATCCGCCCGCCGGTGGACTTGCCTGCCCCTTGGGGGCCGGTGAGGAACGGGGCCGGGACGGGCACGGACGGCCCGAGGCAGCCGATCAGCCAGGTGATGGCCAGGCACTCGGTCTCCGCGGTGGCGAAGTTGCACAACCGGAGCAGCAGGTCGATGCCCTTGCCGTCGGTGTCCTTGGCCGGCAGGGGAAGCTCCCCGGTGAGCTGGGTGCGCCGCCAGCACACCTCCTGCGGGTCGGGGGTGAGGATGTCCCAGCCGGTGGGGTGAATACGGACGGACTGCCCGTCGCTGCGCCCCAGGTCGAGCCACGTCGCACCGTCGAATCCCGGAGCGACGCGGATGTGGACGGGCTGTATGTCCTGATTCATCGCCAGTGCTTCGATCAAGTCCAGCGCCTCCTTGAGGGCGGTCCCGTTGAACACGCCGTGTCCGTCGTGGAAGAGGCCGACCATGAGTTCCTGCCGGTGGCTGCCAGAGGTGCCCTGTGAGCGGATCGGACGTGCCACGGGGTGCCCGTTCTTCTGGGCGAACACGGTCCCGTCGGCGGTACGGAAGTACCGGAAATGCGCTTGCGCGTAGTCGGTGATGACCTCGCGGGCGGGGTTCTTCTCGTCGTCGGACATGGTCACAGTCCCAACCTGGTCAGGGCATTGGTCCACGCGTCGGTGCAGTGCCGGACGGTCTCACCCTTGGCCTGGGCGGCGGCGAACAGCCGCCCGATGTAGGTGTCGGTGAGGCAGCCGCACCGGCCGTGGGCGGACAGGACGGCGAGGAAGGTCCGGTAGACGGTCGCGTGCACCGCGCTGCGGGCCTCGGCGATGCGCTGCTCGGCCATGGCGATGCCACGCTCCAGATAAGAGGGCGTGCGGTGGCGGCACCCCCCATCCCCGACCGGTGCGGACACCGTGACGGCGCGCGGCGCCGGCCGGACCGTGGCCGGCTCCTTGACGACCAGCGCGCGCACGGCCTCGGGCAAGACCGCCATGGTGCCGGTGCCAGGGCCGAGCCACCGGGCGTAGGACATCGTGGACTTGACGTCTACGCCAGGCCGCACCGCGTTGGCGGACTGCATCACGCCCAGGTAGAGCCAGTGCTCACCCCTGGTGGTGCGCACGATTCGAGTGGCGGGCAGGCTCGCCCGAGCCCACGCGATGGCTTCCGCGTTGTCGAGGTCGACGACGGTGAGGCCGGCGCCTCCGGGGTGGTAGGCCACTGCCGCCGCTTCGCGCCACGTCCGCACCCATGTCGACGAGCTGATGACGCCGGGGTCGGTGGTGGCGGCGGCCCAGCCGTGGCATACACCGGGACACTCGCACGGCCCGGACATCTTCATGACCGGCCGGCCGCCGCACGCGTTGCCGGTGCAGGTGCGGCAGTTGCCGAACGGGAGCTTCCCGGCCCGCAGCGGCAGGACCGGGACCGCGCGGGCGGCCAGATCGAGGGCGGTGGTCAGGTGGGTGCTCATGCGGCCACCTCCAGCGGGGTGTTCCACGCGGCGGGCACGACTCCGAGGAGTTGCCCGTAGGCGTGGTGGGCCTGTTGGGGGACGACGCCGTTGCCGAGGATGCGCAGTTGTTCCTTGCGGGGGATGTCGGGGACGGCGGTGACCCAGCCGGTGGGCAGGCCCATGAGCCATTCAGCGAAGGCGGGAGTGATGCGGCGGTTACCGGTGCGGCCCACGTCGGTCGGCTCGGGTGCACGGCGGTTGAGGATGCCTTCCCAGCGCCGGATGGCAGGGCTGTAGTCGACGCCGTCAACAGAGATCCACCGCTCGTCGGACAGCAGCCAAGCGAAGTCCGTGAGCGTCTTGCCCGAGTTGAACTTGGCGCCCGGCCTGCGCTTGGCGGTGTAGTTGCGGGTGCCGCGCGAGTCGGCGACGGTCGGGGACGGAAGCAGGCTCAGGACGCTTTCTCGTCCGGTGTCACCGGCAGCCTCGTCACCAGTGTTCGCAGGTTCATCCCGCCCTTGCGCTTCGGGGACGTGCCGGGGCCGCCAGTGCCGTCGGAGGTCGTGGGGGTCGGCATCAGCGGGATGGGCAACTGCGAACCACCGGTCCCGCTGGTGCGGGGCGCCGACTTCGGGGTCACCAGCTCGTAGACATGTCCACCGGACGCCATACCCGATCGCGGCCAGGTCCGCGGCGACGACGTCCAGCCCTCTCGAGCGGAGCGCCGCCACGTTCTCCAGGAAGACGTAGCGGGGTCGAAGGACGCCCACAGCTTGAGCAACGTTCTTCCAGACCTTCGACCACTGGCCATTGATGCCGTCCTTTCGTCCTGCGTTGCTGATGTTGCGGCACGGGAACCCGGCTCCGATCACGTCGGGCCGATGCAGGGCCCGAACCTGGTCCCAGTCGATCCGGGTGATGTCGCCGAGGTTCGGGATGCCGGGGTGATGGGCGGCGAACACCTTCGCCGCGTAGGGGTCGTTCTCGGCGTAGGCGACGGGCACCGCGCCGATGCCGGCACCGAGCGCGGCTTCCAGACCGCCGTAGCCAGCGCACAGGGCAACAGCCCGTAACACCTGATCCGGCACTCGCCGGATCGCGACAGGTTGAGTCATGCTGGATGTCTCCAGTTCTCTTGATGAGGGATAGCTGGACGAGGGCGGCCGTGACTTTGGCGAGAGACGGCCGCCCTTGCCTTTTCCGGGGTGTGGGTAGGGGGAGCCTGATGGGTGAGGTTGAGATCACCGACCGCCTGCAGAGGCGGGTCAGACGCGACTTTCCTGACGCTGAAGTCGCTAAGGGAGTCGAAGGAGCTCTGCGCTCCACGTCCAGGAAGTTGGATCCGGACGGGAGGGTCGGTGCTGGTGGAGAGCGCCTGATGGCCGCCTTGGTGATCTATGCGCGTGGGGACATCGGTCGCCTGAAAGATGCCGTCAAGCTTGCTCACCTCGACTGGCGTGACTTGTTCGTTGCAACCGACCTTGCCGACGAGGACTTCGAGCAGCGACTTGACGACGAGCTGCCTGGTCCCACGTAGGCACTGCCCGTCAGCTGTGGAAGCGGTTGGAGTGGGGGTTCTGGTCGCACCAGTCCTCGGCGCACACCTTGTGGACCGGTTCGCGGTCGTGGGAGCGCATGGGGGTGGGCTTGCCGCAGAGCACGCACGGCAGGTTCCGGGAGGCGTCGAAGTGGCGGGCGTGCCGCCAGTCCAGAAGCGGCACGACCAGCCCCCGGATCAGTGGTGGTTGATGGTGCCGTTGGCCTTGCCGAACATCCCGAACGCGGTGATGTTCTGCGTGATGTGCGTCGTGCCCGTACTGGCGCCGGTCGCCGCGCGGCCGAGGCGCAGGAGGACGGGGACACCGATGGCCGCGGCGGCGATGAGGGCGACGGCGGACCACAGGGCTTGGCTCATGGCGATCAGTCCCGGGGCTGCGTAGGAGAGTCCGATACCGGCGGCGGCGATGCCCCCGCCGATCGTCGGCGTCAGCAGGGCGGTGGTCTTGGCCCATGCCGGGATCGGCTGCGAGACAGGCACCGGCAGTGCGGCCGGCGCGGTGGGCTGGGTGTAGGCGAGGGTGCGTATCCCGCCGGGCAGGGTGACCATCTGGACACCGGGTGGGATCTCCGAGGGCAGCATCACCCGTCCCTCGGGTACGGGGAGATAGGCGGAATGGTCGGGCGGACGGAGGGGCTGGGTGGTGATCGTGTACGCGGTGTCATGCACGACGGGGCTCCTTCAGCAGCGCGGGCGGCACCCCGGGATGTGAGGGGTGCCGCCCGCGCTGACTTGTCGTGTCGCTTGTCGTCTGGCTTGTCGTGTGTCTTGTCGCTTGTCTTGTCTTGTCGCTTGTCGCCTTGCAGGTCATAAGCCGTTTCCGGCCCGCAAAGAGGCGCCCAAGACCCTTCTCGTGCCGGTGGCGACAGGCGCTCAGTCCTCGGTGGGGTTGTCGGGGGCGTGTTGGCGGTGGACGTAGCGGGCTTTCGTGCCGGTCCCGACGCGGACGGCAGTGCCGTCCGCAGTCCACGTCTTGAGCCAGCCGACCACCGTCTGCCGCGTCGTTCCGTACTCCTTGGCGAGTGCTCGGGCGATCGCCGAGGCACCGGTTCCCTCCGGTCCAGCGGAGAAGAGCAGGCCGAGTGCGACCTGCCGGGCGGCGTTGTCCTCGTTCTGGAGCGCGGACAGGTTCAGCCCGCCCGACGTCGGCTGCTCGGTGTTCGCACCGGGCTCGGCGAAGGTCGCGAACTCGGCATCGATCTGCTCGCGGAACTTGCGGGCGAGTGCTTCCTCAGCGGACTCCCGATCGCCCCGGAGCGCGGACAGGTTCAACCCACCAGTGCTGCCTGCCG harbors:
- a CDS encoding ATP-binding protein, which gives rise to MSDDEKNPAREVITDYAQAHFRYFRTADGTVFAQKNGHPVARPIRSQGTSGSHRQELMVGLFHDGHGVFNGTALKEALDLIEALAMNQDIQPVHIRVAPGFDGATWLDLGRSDGQSVRIHPTGWDILTPDPQEVCWRRTQLTGELPLPAKDTDGKGIDLLLRLCNFATAETECLAITWLIGCLGPSVPVPAPFLTGPQGAGKSTGGRMLVRIIEGMSGDLRRAPKDEENLIAAVAAGWVTALDNLSHLAPDLSDLMCCIVTGAETIKRALYTDGDVVRSRYRRPLLLTGIDVGVIRPDLAERLLPLRLERPRVRRTEAELWAEFEEALPVVLGSLLDLTVKVRAAEADIPTDLRMADFAHLCAQFDAATCLGALNAYRASLDDLNDDVIEGDLLAQTVLKHAAGLTAGVETRMTSSEWLHCLTGLYTGDDCRPLPKGWPTTGKVLSDRLKRLQPTLAARGVLIDWGRTKEGRYIEMTRPPTPPPHQQEPML
- a CDS encoding bifunctional DNA primase/polymerase encodes the protein MSTHLTTALDLAARAVPVLPLRAGKLPFGNCRTCTGNACGGRPVMKMSGPCECPGVCHGWAAATTDPGVISSSTWVRTWREAAAVAYHPGGAGLTVVDLDNAEAIAWARASLPATRIVRTTRGEHWLYLGVMQSANAVRPGVDVKSTMSYARWLGPGTGTMAVLPEAVRALVVKEPATVRPAPRAVTVSAPVGDGGCRHRTPSYLERGIAMAEQRIAEARSAVHATVYRTFLAVLSAHGRCGCLTDTYIGRLFAAAQAKGETVRHCTDAWTNALTRLGL
- a CDS encoding nucleotide pyrophosphohydrolase; the protein is MQVKPQDASELDVQTLQRRLAAFAAERHWEQYHTPKNLAAALSVEASELVEIFQWLTPEQSAQVMEKPETAHRVADEVADVLAYLLQFCEVLGIDALAALAEKIDRNEARFPVPERPDPQDRHSSE
- a CDS encoding helix-turn-helix domain-containing protein: MSRTCPAQPDPRAILRSGLPDRYLTPDDIAEMFGVPLETVYQWRRKRTGPPGFRIGKHVRYDPAEVRAYVTQRKNVDRVAA
- a CDS encoding LLM class F420-dependent oxidoreductase codes for the protein MDLRIFTEPQQGASYDTLLTVAKAAEDLGFNAFYRSDHYLHMGAGSGLPGPTDAWITLAGLARETKRIRLGTLMTAGTFRLPGVLAIQVAQVDQMSGGRVELGLGAGWFEEEHKAYGIPFPKEKFGRLEEQLAIVTGLWTTGVGERFNYDGTYYQLTDSPALPKPAQAKVPILIGGHGASRTPRLAALYADEFNIPFASLDDSEKQFGRVKEAATAAGRGEDDLVYSNALVVCVGKDDAEVARRASVIGRDVEELKANGLAGSPAEVVDKIGRYGEIGSSRIYLQVLDLDDLEHLELISSQVQSQLN
- a CDS encoding 3' terminal RNA ribose 2'-O-methyltransferase Hen1, whose product is MFLTISTTGTPERPATDLGFLLHKHPEKAQQFSTSHGTAHVFYPEASAERCTAALLLEVDPVALVRRGKGKGRGGAPDAALAQYVNDRPYAASSLLSVAMSAVFKSALNGVCRALPERAADPMPLRIEVPALPARGGPELVSKLFGPLGWASVDAVAVPLDEQFPEWGDSRYVRLVLEGELRLADALRQLYVLLPVLDDAKHYWVAPDEVDKLLRAGDGWLADHPEQKLITSRYLSRRWGLTRQAMERLELVRLAELDDLAVESVDNAVDETTDTEEKPVPLAEQRRTAILEALRAAGASRVLDLGCGQGQLVQALLRDVRFTEIVGVDVSMRALTIASRRLKLDRMGERQAGRVTLRQGSLTYTDKRLAGYDAAVLSEVIEHLDLPRLPALEYAVFGSARPQTVLVTTPNVEYNVRWESLPAGHVRHGDHRFEWTRAEFRAWAQEVAQRHGYGVDFVPVGPDDPEVGPPTQLAVFTRTAEDDTKKKEAKAA
- the mmuM gene encoding homocysteine S-methyltransferase; translated protein: MQSDRPLAAALAASTVLLDGGLSNQLEAQGCDLSDELWSARLLLDEDRQIEAAHLAYVRAGAQVLITSGYQATFEGFARRGIGRDRAAELFARSVELARRAGGATDREIWVAASVGPYGAMLADGSEYRGRYGLSVRELERFHRPRIEALAAAGPDALALETVPDVDEAEALLRAVEGCGLPVWLSYSVAGDRTRAGQPLETAFGLAAGHERVVAVGVNCCDPADADRAVETAAEVTGKPVVVYPNSGERWDAEGRGWTGGATFDPGRVRGWQAAGARLVGGCCRVGPGSIAKLAELLEAERMGRTGETRGTAEAGRPGGTPEP
- a CDS encoding DUF6099 family protein, with amino-acid sequence MEAERLIGVSRRALAQSRGTPSIMAEAWQAQALAQAIGDRLAASGPKELRGEARGLSEIGGRGSGAPDHPVVRTGVARAAQLSEVADPRATLTGLGALLGEVGMALVAVACDTDEEGLYWQCIEAIDAADESLDRVHGMLRRLAEQDRERKHDLEQGRGRDGPRGAVRGAAGSAAGQP
- a CDS encoding tyrosine-type recombinase/integrase, whose translation is MAGHIQDRWYKTETGANGKTVRVKSDRHGTGMRYRARYVGPDGTEKSKSFPDGQKRLAEKWLSGIEADMTRGQYIDPRAGRLTVRQHAERWLASLTMDPATFVSTETRIRLHVLPHLGTRSLDSLRPIHVREWLRKLQDGGLAPAYQRVIFANFNAMLSAAVDDRLIPHNPCRSSSVKAPKLEPRRIVPWQPERVLAVRSALPERYRAMVDLAGGCGMRQGEVLGLAVDDVDFAAGVVHVVRQVKLIAGRKVFALPKGGKTRTVPLPESVARSLEHHIAQQPPTGVSLPWRSVDGSPVTASVLFRNIEGRAVHRVVFTCVVWRPALDKVGVPRGRENGMHALRHFYASVLLDAGESIKALSEYLGHHDPGFTLRTYTHLMPSSERRTREAVSRAFGDGPKSDDGPTTAQEA
- a CDS encoding DNA cytosine methyltransferase encodes the protein MTQPVAIRRVPDQVLRAVALCAGYGGLEAALGAGIGAVPVAYAENDPYAAKVFAAHHPGIPNLGDITRIDWDQVRALHRPDVIGAGFPCRNISNAGRKDGINGQWSKVWKNVAQAVGVLRPRYVFLENVAALRSRGLDVVAADLAAIGYGVRWTCLRAGDPEVGAPHQRDRWFAVAHPADADPHDLRRHWRPRHVPEAQGRDEPANTGDEAAGDTGRESVLSLLPSPTVADSRGTRNYTAKRRPGAKFNSGKTLTDFAWLLSDERWISVDGVDYSPAIRRWEGILNRRAPEPTDVGRTGNRRITPAFAEWLMGLPTGWVTAVPDIPRKEQLRILGNGVVPQQAHHAYGQLLGVVPAAWNTPLEVAA